In a single window of the Tellurirhabdus bombi genome:
- a CDS encoding TolC family protein, with protein sequence MKKLLLFVFGWIAITPLRAQVSQDTLRITLPQAEAQFRQRNLQLMASKLGISENQAYEWQSKLWNNPSIYVEQMPYNSQTKEVMPLRQRNSEQVLQFQQLLLLAGKRNKQLAIAKTNTEIAADRFYDLLRTLNYQLRTTFYDLYYTRQSLAVYGEEIGTLRQTVNLFQQQYEKGNVPLKDLSRLKAYLFTLTTEQQQLLKKSTDDQADLALLLNASPSTIIQPALENTGARPDELRPNGAAPSAVGQLSINELYKTAEDNRYDLKAFRDLVIQEKQNLTLQKALAVPDLQVQATYDRNAGYIPNYFGLGVGINLPVFNKNQGNIRAATIRTQSSQQATDAYRLQVDSEVQRAYQKALLTDRLYRTFDQRFNDDFGKLIQGVTVNYKKQNIDVVEFLDFFDSYKVSQIQYTQLQNDRMQSLEELNYAVGTNLFAQ encoded by the coding sequence ATGAAAAAGCTACTGCTTTTCGTTTTTGGGTGGATTGCTATAACACCCTTGCGGGCACAGGTAAGCCAGGATACCCTGCGCATTACACTACCCCAGGCTGAAGCGCAGTTTCGGCAGCGTAATCTTCAACTCATGGCCAGTAAGCTGGGAATCAGCGAAAACCAGGCGTATGAGTGGCAATCCAAACTCTGGAATAATCCAAGCATCTACGTTGAACAGATGCCCTATAACAGCCAAACTAAAGAAGTGATGCCGTTGCGGCAACGCAATTCGGAGCAAGTTCTGCAGTTTCAACAGCTTTTATTATTGGCTGGCAAACGAAACAAACAACTGGCCATCGCTAAAACTAATACGGAGATTGCTGCCGACCGCTTTTATGACTTGCTGCGGACACTCAACTACCAGCTCCGAACTACCTTCTACGACCTGTATTATACCCGGCAGTCGCTGGCGGTGTATGGGGAAGAAATCGGTACACTCCGGCAAACCGTCAACCTGTTCCAGCAGCAATACGAAAAAGGCAATGTCCCGCTGAAAGATTTGTCGCGGCTGAAAGCGTACTTGTTTACACTGACAACGGAGCAGCAGCAGCTACTTAAAAAATCGACCGACGACCAGGCTGATCTGGCCCTATTACTGAATGCCAGCCCTTCCACGATCATTCAGCCAGCGCTGGAAAATACGGGCGCGCGACCTGACGAGTTGCGCCCGAACGGAGCCGCTCCGTCTGCCGTCGGTCAACTGTCAATCAATGAGTTGTACAAAACAGCGGAAGACAACCGCTACGATCTGAAAGCCTTCCGCGATCTGGTCATCCAGGAAAAACAGAACCTGACGTTGCAAAAAGCGCTGGCGGTTCCTGACTTGCAGGTACAGGCCACCTACGACCGAAATGCCGGTTACATTCCAAACTATTTTGGTCTTGGCGTAGGGATTAACCTGCCGGTTTTTAATAAAAATCAGGGCAATATCCGGGCGGCCACCATCCGGACCCAAAGCAGCCAGCAGGCAACGGATGCCTACCGCCTTCAGGTGGACAGCGAAGTGCAGCGCGCTTACCAGAAAGCCCTTCTGACCGACCGCCTGTACCGCACGTTTGACCAGCGCTTCAACGACGATTTCGGCAAGCTGATTCAAGGGGTTACGGTGAACTACAAAAAACAGAACATCGATGTGGTTGAGTTTCTGGACTTCTTCGATTCGTATAAAGTCAGTCAGATTCAGTACACGCAGCTACAGAACGACCGGATGCAAAGTCTGGAAGAGCTGAACTACGCCGTTGGAACAAACCTATTCGCCCAATAA